In one bacterium genomic region, the following are encoded:
- a CDS encoding T9SS type A sorting domain-containing protein: MYRQGLTAIGCLLVLVGLAAGLTGHGPSAIGALSIPGISDLAGHSYPHALSLRVAHLMYNNDVGVSKILSPGEYVPSGDTVFPRAEVKNFGTQTQTNIPVTCVVYDSAAGARVYGPDTVHVASLNSGSVDTVAFPPWVAPAQENVYLDTMATALSGDQDTSNDRKAGRFAVTEWWGVEHLTYNDGTFEDAISWVAAGSQLAERFAAPVRPLTISKAVLWITRWQSDTAEDYDAEVRVYADEGSPHGNPGRELGAWVGKLHADTWMTFCKNEAHFDPPVVVDYDTFFVSYYQTSVTPPYPCLALDTMKDTIHIGNDWGIYGDGHQRWGVFGTDRSVDFGIDAYCGSPLLDGAVKDITVPQEQIDSNTTFSPQVVVRNAGLADRHNIPVTFSIVRNSPPRDTVYSGSANSGPVAAGQQVIVTFPDSVKPAVGTYTMTGITQLPFDGNTANDTLVRSLSVGMSGIADENAAVGHPSVSIAPNPLGKLATVHYSLHKAGLVTLDLYDVTGRQVLTQTITAGRNGTANLDLRKLDAGVYLVKVATDGFSTTQKLIIEH; encoded by the coding sequence GTGTACAGGCAAGGTTTGACCGCAATAGGCTGCCTGCTGGTCTTGGTAGGATTGGCCGCAGGCCTGACAGGCCACGGACCGAGCGCCATAGGTGCGCTTTCGATTCCGGGGATATCGGACCTGGCCGGCCATAGCTACCCTCATGCACTGTCACTCCGGGTCGCACACCTCATGTACAACAACGATGTTGGCGTCTCGAAGATACTCTCGCCGGGCGAGTACGTCCCATCTGGCGACACGGTGTTCCCGCGCGCTGAGGTGAAGAACTTCGGTACGCAGACCCAGACGAACATTCCGGTCACCTGTGTTGTGTACGATTCCGCGGCCGGCGCAAGAGTCTACGGGCCTGATACTGTTCATGTTGCGAGTCTCAATTCCGGCAGCGTCGACACGGTTGCTTTCCCACCTTGGGTCGCACCGGCTCAGGAGAACGTGTACTTGGACACGATGGCCACGGCACTATCCGGGGACCAGGATACGTCGAACGACCGGAAGGCTGGCCGTTTCGCCGTCACGGAGTGGTGGGGCGTGGAACACCTCACCTACAACGACGGGACATTCGAGGACGCCATTAGTTGGGTCGCCGCGGGCAGCCAGCTTGCGGAGAGGTTTGCGGCGCCGGTGCGGCCGCTGACCATAAGCAAGGCCGTGCTCTGGATTACACGCTGGCAGAGCGACACCGCGGAGGACTACGACGCAGAGGTTAGGGTGTACGCGGACGAAGGTTCACCCCACGGCAACCCCGGGAGAGAGCTCGGTGCCTGGGTTGGAAAGCTTCACGCTGACACGTGGATGACCTTCTGCAAGAATGAGGCGCACTTTGACCCGCCGGTGGTGGTCGACTACGATACCTTCTTCGTGTCCTACTACCAGACGAGTGTCACTCCGCCCTACCCATGCTTGGCGCTGGATACGATGAAAGACACGATTCATATCGGCAACGACTGGGGCATATACGGTGATGGTCACCAACGATGGGGGGTCTTCGGGACGGACAGATCCGTGGACTTCGGAATCGACGCCTACTGCGGCAGCCCGCTGCTCGACGGCGCGGTGAAGGACATCACCGTCCCGCAGGAGCAGATTGACTCCAACACGACATTTAGCCCGCAGGTCGTCGTCAGGAATGCGGGTCTTGCTGACCGCCACAACATCCCGGTGACATTCAGCATCGTCCGGAACTCGCCCCCCCGCGACACCGTCTACTCAGGCTCGGCCAATAGCGGGCCGGTCGCTGCCGGTCAACAGGTCATCGTGACTTTTCCCGACAGTGTCAAGCCGGCAGTAGGCACGTACACCATGACCGGCATCACCCAACTGCCTTTTGACGGAAACACTGCAAACGATACTCTCGTCAGGTCATTGTCCGTGGGAATGTCGGGCATCGCGGACGAGAACGCGGCTGTCGGACATCCGTCGGTGTCGATTGCTCCCAACCCGCTCGGGAAGTTGGCCACGGTGCACTACAGCCTGCACAAAGCCGGGCTGGTGACGCTTGACCTATACGACGTGACTGGACGGCAGGTGCTCACGCAGACGATTACGGCCGGGCGGAATGGTACCGCGAATCTCGACCTGCGCAAGCTGGACGCGGGCGTGTACCTGGTTAAGGTCGCGACCGACGGCTTCAGCACCACGCAGAAGCTCATCATCGAGCACTAG
- a CDS encoding right-handed parallel beta-helix repeat-containing protein, with protein MAKRTSSLALLLLLLTVGTAVATMSGTYYIKKGVTMADTFPSFVAAGNALQTQGGLSGNVTFLAFAGTYDEGICYLQNYAGDSTYSVTFDKAPGQGEVIVGGTSVSYCFYIYYTNNVKIKNLTLRPSSYGIYDYYSSNTKLQGCKIMSGSYGAMMYYASYDSVVGCTFGSTSVGIYFYGTSSPISKHNHASNNFCWGPTSYFIYSYYNDSLELYDNTIVGSPSYGIYAYYGTRWQMRGNIFKMPTSYCYYFSTGCTLDLNHMTVRRNDLYPSSSVAYYNSTTYSTLAAWQATGYDSLSISADPICGGGWNPHLKAGSPCINAGDTISGITTDFDGDSRTSNWPDIGADEYTGPPTGMSGTYTIKKDGTGNYKTFFDAMYDIWGKGFAGDITLEVYAGTYNEQIRLVDLYNGSYFLNIKAHTASGVTDRVVINAATSYDAYLTQVSKVKFTDLIFSGYTSYGAYCQTLTSGSAAYKGNDTITFRRCVFNGVNPIYLYYSCNYDSVVDCQLYAGSSYGIYTYASAAYPSGPNVFINNFIVGFTSYGIYSYYNSGNLYYYNTIYSPSCNYDVYEYYYNQTAPTFRNNIFYNGNTTTSYYAMYLYGSSTPPTSCLNYNCYWYPSGTYIAYVNSAKTWATLRSGGYEANGINRDPKVGSVVNPHLQDGSPCIDSATNISGITRDIDQELRDSAPGPGKYDMGADEHTFNWGGPMSGVYTIKQAGGGDFTSVTQAVYALAVRGFAGAVQFDVYNGTYTGSVNLYGLANGTNWLTFRVYPGQSATLDAGGDAYNFYMLRNKRVRITGFRMTGSTTYGIYMYGVTSVSPYDGCDTCSISYDTIIGPSSGTYYGIYSYYSDDDTLTYNVITGGTYGMYIYGYSTVGSYTKRNFLTYNTISAFTSYGIYTYYQDSMRIKGNIINGPNPIMSYYGSYDTLANNTLTATSSYGLYLYGYSSAPYSHCNIVANNTFSGGSYGMYTYYEDSMRIKNNSFTGGSYSIMTYYGSYDSILSNTTTGSSYGVYAYGYTSSPYSRCNVIANNNFTTSSYGVYSYYEDTLRIKNNIFNNGSGIYSNYGSYDSILNNTINATSSYGIYLYGYTTSPYGVNNVVANNLIRGYTSYGLYLYYQTNPQIVFNTFRGSASSSYGVYASYDFSWKLNDNIFQANSYALYNYVAATGDTYPTTTNNNDYFLNGGGSGVIYHSPIGAMTLAAWQALSLRDTNSINADPQYVSATDAHIGVMSPCINAGRAYAPFTTDIDGDSRTKNTPDIGADEVLVDMAARSILQPTGTHANYDTIVPSVAFKHVAGRGSATYYVYMAIARNGTQVYLDSAQRTTNPGDSATINFTAFVPTVADSHYSAKSYHKLICDTVASNDTARSNFIIVPVDVGVYGILAPVGTLWRNWPLNPKAILRNNGLLPATFNAEFTINLDSASMLSNAPSGQPAGQNSAPASGAVAPVGSVPSQGLAAQTNVGSQVGRTQSRGLVAQGSVGAAVGMGLSQGPTAQNGASKGIGSTSGQSTTRNSGSGAPLAGTPGRGSTGLTGTNSQTGKVPGLKTASPESFVYDTIQSVTLAAGQTETLAYLKSWNPTVDGYYTGACRVTKGGDYDSTNNYVQKSFNVQHLDIGVSALLSPKDTIIEDTVIAPSFKLRNYGTADANFSVRCLIKSGATTAYDTTETSIHLAPHDSVTRVFAKTWEADPLGDYTVTAYTMNAMDDDSTNDTAHATGAVVSIDLSATAMVKPNGHIAQDTTVYPTVMLKNNGRSPATFSLRCIITSGTATDYDTTETGIVLGAGDTVTHVFTEAWDASPVGPYKVVAYTIHNYDRNPVNDTAHGSGIVSSSAPSGWAEMTPLPKGPSGKPIKDGGCLTYDGSTDLIYASKGNKSGDFYSYNVATGTWVTLAEEPYGAEGKMPYKGSALCTDGNGKLYLTKGNNTVGFYQYVAATDTWIQMANVPYGSSGKKVREGAALAWGMKKDVGYVYLLKGYRNEFYKFNPANDSWTTLLNAPAGPGYHLKYNAGSWMVPDPDPTNHVLYVFKAQYHEMYEFNTDADTWLTNVKIHPMPVPGPEGAKKAKDGSCATTSEDGAIYTLKGGNTTEFWRYYTQGDSWQAMPSIPTIGNTGSRRRVSAGGALTHYPYTGMFAFKGNRTNEFWRFRPFWGMPAPREPNRDGVAAGTFDIANPSFAIAPNPLMGGLATVRYNLPKAGLATLSVFDVTGRTVFEQTMAAGRSGTANLDLRKLDAGVYLVKVATDGFSTTQKLIIEH; from the coding sequence ATGGCGAAAAGAACGTCATCGCTCGCCCTGCTTTTGTTGCTGCTCACCGTGGGAACGGCGGTGGCGACAATGAGCGGGACATACTATATCAAGAAGGGTGTCACCATGGCTGACACCTTCCCATCGTTCGTCGCGGCGGGAAACGCTTTGCAGACACAGGGAGGGTTGAGCGGCAACGTCACCTTCCTGGCGTTTGCAGGCACCTACGACGAGGGTATCTGCTACCTGCAGAACTATGCGGGTGACAGCACCTACAGCGTGACCTTCGATAAGGCGCCCGGTCAGGGCGAGGTCATTGTAGGCGGGACCTCAGTGTCCTACTGCTTCTACATCTACTACACCAACAACGTCAAGATCAAGAACCTGACGCTGCGTCCTTCGTCCTACGGCATCTACGACTACTATTCCAGCAACACCAAGCTCCAGGGCTGCAAGATAATGAGCGGCAGCTACGGCGCGATGATGTACTACGCCAGCTACGACTCAGTCGTGGGTTGCACCTTCGGCTCCACGTCGGTCGGCATCTACTTCTACGGCACGTCGTCGCCGATTTCGAAGCATAACCACGCCTCGAACAACTTCTGCTGGGGTCCTACGAGCTACTTCATCTATTCGTACTACAACGACTCGCTGGAGCTCTACGACAACACGATCGTCGGCAGCCCGTCGTACGGCATCTACGCCTACTACGGCACGCGCTGGCAAATGAGGGGCAACATCTTCAAGATGCCCACCAGCTATTGCTACTATTTCTCGACCGGCTGCACGCTGGACCTGAACCATATGACAGTCAGAAGGAACGACCTTTACCCTTCCTCCAGTGTTGCCTACTACAATAGCACGACTTACTCAACCCTGGCCGCCTGGCAGGCGACCGGGTACGACTCGCTGAGCATTTCGGCCGACCCGATCTGCGGCGGCGGGTGGAACCCGCACCTGAAAGCGGGTTCGCCGTGCATCAATGCCGGCGACACGATTTCAGGCATCACGACCGACTTTGACGGTGACTCGCGTACCTCGAACTGGCCGGACATCGGCGCGGACGAGTACACCGGCCCGCCCACGGGAATGAGCGGCACCTACACCATCAAGAAGGACGGCACCGGCAACTACAAGACCTTCTTCGATGCCATGTATGACATCTGGGGCAAAGGCTTCGCCGGGGACATCACCTTGGAGGTCTACGCCGGGACGTACAATGAGCAGATCCGGTTGGTGGACCTGTACAACGGCAGCTACTTCCTGAATATCAAGGCTCACACGGCGTCCGGAGTGACCGACCGGGTGGTGATAAACGCCGCCACCTCGTACGACGCGTACCTGACTCAGGTGAGCAAGGTCAAGTTCACTGACCTGATATTCTCGGGCTACACGAGCTACGGCGCCTATTGCCAGACACTGACCAGCGGTTCTGCGGCCTACAAGGGCAACGACACGATTACCTTCCGGCGCTGCGTCTTCAACGGGGTCAACCCGATCTACTTGTATTATTCATGCAACTATGATTCGGTCGTGGACTGCCAGCTCTACGCGGGCTCCAGCTACGGCATTTACACCTACGCCTCCGCGGCCTATCCCTCAGGACCGAACGTCTTCATCAACAACTTCATCGTTGGATTCACGTCGTACGGCATCTACTCGTACTACAACTCGGGTAACCTGTATTACTACAACACCATCTACAGCCCGAGCTGCAACTACGACGTCTACGAGTACTATTACAACCAGACCGCGCCCACATTCCGCAACAACATCTTCTACAATGGTAACACCACGACGTCGTACTATGCGATGTACCTGTACGGCAGTTCGACGCCACCGACCAGTTGCCTTAACTATAACTGCTACTGGTATCCGAGCGGCACGTACATCGCGTATGTGAACAGCGCCAAGACCTGGGCAACCCTGCGGTCCGGCGGATACGAAGCGAACGGCATCAACCGCGACCCGAAGGTCGGTAGCGTCGTGAATCCGCACCTGCAGGACGGCTCGCCCTGCATCGACTCGGCGACCAACATCAGCGGTATCACCCGCGACATCGACCAGGAGTTGCGTGATTCGGCTCCCGGGCCGGGCAAGTATGACATGGGTGCCGACGAGCACACGTTCAACTGGGGCGGCCCGATGAGCGGCGTGTATACGATCAAGCAGGCAGGCGGCGGCGATTTCACGAGCGTAACCCAGGCAGTCTACGCACTCGCGGTGCGGGGCTTCGCTGGTGCCGTTCAGTTCGACGTCTACAACGGCACGTATACCGGTTCAGTCAACCTGTATGGACTCGCCAACGGCACGAACTGGCTGACCTTCCGGGTCTATCCTGGCCAGAGCGCGACTTTGGACGCAGGGGGCGACGCGTACAACTTCTACATGCTGCGCAACAAACGCGTGCGCATCACGGGGTTCAGGATGACCGGGTCCACGACCTACGGCATCTACATGTATGGCGTTACGTCGGTGTCGCCCTATGATGGGTGCGATACGTGCTCCATTTCCTACGACACTATCATCGGCCCGTCGTCCGGCACGTACTACGGCATCTACAGCTACTACTCGGATGACGACACACTCACCTATAACGTCATCACCGGCGGCACGTACGGAATGTACATCTACGGCTACTCCACGGTCGGGTCCTACACCAAGCGGAACTTCCTCACCTACAACACCATATCCGCGTTCACCAGCTACGGGATCTACACCTACTACCAGGACAGCATGCGCATCAAGGGCAACATCATCAACGGTCCGAACCCGATCATGTCCTACTACGGCAGCTATGATACACTAGCCAACAATACCCTTACCGCGACTTCCAGTTACGGCCTGTACCTTTATGGCTACTCCTCCGCGCCCTACAGCCACTGCAACATCGTCGCCAACAACACGTTCTCGGGCGGCAGCTACGGCATGTACACCTACTACGAGGACAGCATGCGCATCAAGAACAACAGCTTCACCGGCGGCTCCTACTCGATCATGACGTACTACGGCAGCTACGACTCGATACTTAGCAACACCACTACCGGTTCTTCCTACGGCGTCTATGCGTACGGCTACACTTCGTCGCCTTACAGCCGGTGCAACGTCATTGCCAACAACAATTTCACGACCTCCAGTTACGGAGTCTACTCATACTACGAGGATACTCTCCGTATCAAGAATAACATCTTCAACAACGGCTCGGGCATCTACTCAAACTACGGCAGCTACGACTCGATTCTCAACAATACCATCAACGCCACCTCGAGCTACGGCATCTACCTGTACGGCTACACGACGTCGCCGTACGGCGTGAACAACGTCGTGGCGAACAACCTGATCAGGGGCTACACCAGCTACGGCCTCTACCTGTACTACCAGACTAACCCGCAGATCGTGTTCAACACCTTCCGCGGTAGCGCCTCCAGTTCATACGGCGTCTACGCCTCCTACGACTTCAGTTGGAAGCTCAACGACAACATCTTCCAGGCCAATTCGTATGCGCTGTACAACTACGTGGCGGCGACCGGTGACACGTACCCAACCACGACTAACAACAACGACTACTTCTTGAACGGCGGCGGATCCGGCGTTATCTACCATTCACCGATTGGCGCGATGACGCTGGCGGCCTGGCAGGCGCTGTCACTCAGGGACACGAACAGCATCAACGCTGACCCGCAGTATGTCAGCGCGACCGACGCGCACATCGGCGTCATGTCGCCGTGCATCAACGCCGGCCGGGCCTATGCTCCGTTCACGACGGACATCGACGGCGACTCGCGGACGAAGAACACGCCGGACATCGGAGCCGACGAGGTCCTGGTTGACATGGCGGCCCGGTCGATACTGCAGCCGACCGGCACTCACGCCAACTACGACACCATCGTGCCCAGCGTGGCGTTCAAGCACGTCGCCGGCAGGGGCTCGGCGACCTACTACGTCTACATGGCCATCGCGCGGAACGGCACGCAGGTCTACCTCGACTCGGCCCAGCGCACGACCAACCCCGGCGACTCGGCGACCATCAACTTCACCGCATTTGTTCCGACCGTCGCCGATTCGCACTACAGTGCCAAGTCCTACCACAAGCTGATTTGTGATACGGTGGCGTCGAACGATACGGCCAGGTCGAACTTCATCATCGTGCCGGTGGACGTCGGGGTGTACGGTATCCTCGCGCCGGTCGGCACGCTCTGGCGGAACTGGCCGCTCAATCCGAAGGCCATCCTCCGCAACAACGGCCTGTTGCCGGCTACGTTCAATGCTGAGTTCACCATCAATCTGGATTCAGCCTCCATGCTGAGCAACGCTCCGTCCGGTCAGCCCGCAGGCCAGAACTCTGCTCCCGCGAGCGGCGCTGTCGCTCCGGTGGGCAGCGTGCCCAGCCAGGGCCTCGCCGCACAAACCAACGTCGGCAGTCAGGTTGGCAGGACCCAGAGCCGAGGTCTGGTCGCGCAAGGCAGTGTCGGCGCAGCGGTCGGCATGGGCCTGAGTCAGGGCCCGACCGCGCAAAACGGCGCGAGCAAGGGAATCGGCAGCACTTCAGGGCAGAGCACGACCCGCAACAGCGGCTCGGGCGCTCCACTCGCGGGTACTCCGGGCCGGGGCTCGACCGGGCTTACCGGCACGAATTCCCAGACCGGCAAGGTTCCTGGCCTCAAGACGGCCAGCCCTGAGTCGTTCGTCTATGATACGATTCAGAGCGTTACTCTTGCCGCGGGCCAAACGGAGACACTGGCCTACCTCAAGTCATGGAATCCGACCGTCGACGGCTACTATACGGGCGCGTGCCGGGTTACGAAGGGCGGTGACTACGACTCGACCAACAACTACGTACAGAAGTCGTTCAATGTCCAGCACCTCGACATCGGAGTGTCGGCCCTGCTGTCGCCGAAGGACACCATCATCGAGGACACGGTAATCGCGCCGAGCTTCAAACTGAGGAACTACGGCACCGCCGACGCCAACTTCAGCGTCCGTTGCCTCATCAAGAGCGGCGCGACGACCGCCTACGATACGACCGAGACCAGTATCCATCTCGCTCCCCACGACTCGGTTACCCGGGTGTTCGCCAAGACCTGGGAAGCTGACCCGCTGGGCGACTACACGGTCACCGCGTACACGATGAATGCGATGGATGACGACTCGACGAACGACACCGCGCACGCTACGGGTGCAGTGGTCAGCATTGACCTGAGCGCGACGGCGATGGTGAAACCGAACGGTCACATCGCCCAGGACACGACCGTGTATCCGACCGTCATGTTGAAGAACAACGGTCGCTCACCGGCTACGTTCAGCCTCCGGTGTATCATCACGAGCGGGACGGCAACCGACTACGACACAACCGAGACCGGCATCGTACTCGGAGCCGGGGACACCGTCACGCACGTCTTCACCGAGGCCTGGGACGCAAGCCCGGTGGGTCCTTACAAGGTCGTTGCTTACACGATACACAACTACGACCGCAATCCGGTCAACGATACGGCGCATGGTTCCGGCATCGTCTCGTCGTCGGCGCCGTCAGGGTGGGCTGAAATGACCCCTCTGCCGAAGGGACCTTCCGGCAAGCCGATCAAGGACGGTGGCTGTCTCACCTACGATGGGAGCACCGACCTGATCTACGCGTCGAAGGGTAACAAGTCGGGCGACTTCTACTCATACAACGTGGCGACCGGGACCTGGGTCACTCTGGCCGAGGAACCGTATGGCGCCGAGGGCAAGATGCCGTACAAGGGTTCGGCTCTCTGCACCGACGGCAACGGCAAGCTCTACCTGACCAAGGGCAACAACACCGTCGGGTTCTATCAGTACGTCGCCGCGACCGACACCTGGATCCAGATGGCGAACGTGCCGTACGGGTCATCAGGCAAGAAGGTGCGCGAAGGCGCCGCGCTCGCCTGGGGCATGAAGAAGGATGTCGGCTACGTCTACCTGCTCAAAGGCTACCGGAACGAGTTCTACAAGTTCAACCCCGCTAACGACAGCTGGACGACGTTGCTCAACGCTCCGGCCGGACCCGGCTACCACCTCAAATACAACGCGGGTTCATGGATGGTTCCTGATCCCGACCCCACCAACCACGTGCTCTACGTCTTCAAGGCGCAGTACCACGAGATGTACGAGTTCAATACCGACGCCGATACGTGGCTCACCAACGTCAAGATCCACCCGATGCCGGTTCCCGGACCGGAAGGTGCCAAGAAAGCCAAGGACGGCTCCTGCGCTACGACTTCCGAAGATGGTGCCATCTACACGCTCAAGGGCGGCAACACCACCGAGTTCTGGCGCTACTACACGCAGGGCGATTCCTGGCAGGCGATGCCTTCGATTCCGACAATCGGCAATACCGGCTCCCGAAGAAGGGTCTCGGCGGGCGGCGCTCTGACCCACTATCCCTACACGGGCATGTTTGCCTTCAAGGGCAACCGGACGAACGAGTTCTGGCGCTTCCGTCCGTTCTGGGGCATGCCGGCTCCGCGTGAGCCGAACCGTGACGGCGTCGCTGCCGGAACCTTCGACATCGCGAACCCGTCGTTTGCGATAGCTCCGAATCCGCTCATGGGCGGACTCGCGACCGTGCGCTACAACCTGCCGAAGGCCGGACTGGCCACGTTGTCGGTCTTTGACGTGACCGGCCGGACGGTCTTCGAACAGACGATGGCTGCCGGTCGTTCGGGTACCGCGAATCTCGACCTGCGCAAGCTGGACGCGGGCGTGTACCTGGTCAAGGTCGCGACCGACGGCTTCAGCACCACGCAGAAGCTCATCATCGAGCACTAG
- a CDS encoding YCF48-related protein — protein sequence MRVCALMLASCLLAAPAVAVWFPLSSGTATQLDAVCFPVDVTTGYAVGMNGLILKTTNGGVTWDSLHGQHPGQQMAVQFPMDPMTGYVVASGGKITKTTDGGATWVGESSGVTVDLRSICFPIDADTGYVSGGDSGQGVILKTTDGGASWTQLAVNPGQPITTVDFPRDAGAGFAAGWAGTLLRTTDGGNNWDVLPSGVNNDFSGLCFPDDPLTGFVAGSSGLIMKTTDGGGTWVPKPTGTGDYLASVSFPTLLAGYVAGASGAVYKSTDQGESWFAESTGTSKFLWSICFPVDEQTGYAVGTNGTIIKTTDGGMLDVTEAGSEARLAANVPSVVRSVLFLPEASGHQPQPASLLDISGRKVLSLRPGANDVSRLAPGIYFCVLSDRGNIVNRKVVVAR from the coding sequence ATGAGAGTCTGTGCTCTGATGCTCGCAAGTTGCCTTCTGGCTGCGCCAGCCGTAGCCGTCTGGTTTCCGTTGAGCTCCGGCACGGCGACGCAACTGGACGCGGTTTGCTTCCCGGTAGACGTGACCACCGGCTACGCGGTCGGCATGAACGGGCTCATTCTCAAGACGACCAACGGTGGTGTCACATGGGATAGCCTGCATGGCCAGCACCCGGGTCAGCAGATGGCCGTGCAGTTCCCGATGGACCCAATGACCGGCTACGTCGTGGCGTCCGGCGGCAAGATAACAAAGACCACGGACGGAGGCGCAACGTGGGTGGGCGAGTCTTCAGGCGTCACTGTTGACCTTCGGTCCATCTGTTTCCCGATTGACGCCGACACCGGCTATGTCTCCGGCGGCGACTCAGGCCAGGGGGTAATTCTGAAGACCACGGACGGAGGCGCCAGTTGGACTCAGCTTGCCGTCAACCCGGGCCAACCCATAACCACAGTCGACTTCCCAAGAGATGCCGGGGCCGGGTTTGCCGCCGGTTGGGCCGGCACGCTCCTCAGGACGACGGACGGCGGAAACAACTGGGATGTCCTGCCTTCCGGTGTCAACAACGATTTCTCCGGTCTCTGTTTCCCTGACGACCCGCTCACCGGTTTCGTAGCGGGGTCATCGGGCCTCATCATGAAGACGACCGATGGCGGAGGTACCTGGGTTCCGAAGCCGACCGGCACGGGTGACTACCTCGCCTCGGTCAGCTTCCCGACCCTTCTGGCTGGATACGTGGCCGGTGCGTCCGGCGCGGTCTACAAGTCAACCGACCAGGGAGAGAGTTGGTTCGCGGAGAGCACCGGTACGTCCAAGTTCCTCTGGTCGATCTGTTTCCCGGTTGACGAACAGACCGGCTACGCCGTCGGGACCAACGGGACGATAATCAAGACCACTGATGGCGGGATGCTCGACGTAACCGAAGCCGGAAGCGAGGCACGGTTGGCGGCGAACGTTCCATCGGTGGTCCGTAGCGTGCTGTTCCTGCCGGAAGCTTCAGGTCACCAGCCGCAACCCGCAAGTCTGTTGGATATTTCAGGCAGGAAGGTGCTGAGCCTGAGGCCTGGCGCGAACGACGTCAGTCGTCTGGCGCCGGGAATCTACTTCTGCGTGCTGAGTGATCGCGGGAACATAGTCAATCGAAAGGTCGTCGTGGCCAGATAG